The genome window CCACTTGGGCGTTCGCAGATTTCTGGTTGCCGGAGGCGGCGACCTGGTTGCGGGCGGGGCGCCACCGGGAACCCGTGGCTGGCGCGTCCAGGTCGGCGTGTTTGACGACCCGCGATCGCCGGCACCTCGACATGTGCGGATCCGCAACGAGGCCCTCGCCACCTCCGGCGACACGTTTCAGCGGGTCGAGGTGGGCGGGCGCCGTTTCTCGCACATCGTGGATCCGCGAACCGGCCAGGCGATGACCGACCACAGCCTCGTCACGGTCATCGCCCGGAGTGGGATGCGGGCAGATGTGCTCTGCACGCAGTTGAGTGTGCTTGGGACGTCGCGGGGGGCGGTCCTCGCCCGGAATGCGGGAGCGGCCTTTCTCTGGATGCGCCTGCCCGGGGATTCGCTGGAGGAATGGCGCTCGGCGAATTTCGACCGCTGGCTGGATCGTCCTGCAGCCCGCTGACCCGGCCGGCCCGTGCCGGCGGCTCAGCGTGCGCGTTCGCGGAGGGCCTTGAGGGGCTCAAAGGCGTACTCGATCAGGGACCGTTCCCCCACCCGGATGCGGGCCTCGCCCACCATGCCCGCGCGGACCGGTATGAGGGTGTCCCGTACGCGGAATCCGGTCTGCTCGAGGCGGGCGCGTCCGCGAAATTCCAGGTCCCCGGCGGACGCCACTGCCGACAGGCTGACCCAGTCAATCTGCGAGGGCAGGGTTCCGTAGCGCTGGTAGGGGAAGGCGTCGAAGAACAGGCGGGCGGTCTGGCCGGGGGCGACCTGATCCAGCCCACCCTGCGGCAGCGTGAGCGCGACCACAGGGGTGCCCTCGACGCGGGCCAGCTGGCAGAGCTCGATACCGGGATGGACCACGCCGCCCGCATTCTGACGGGCCACGGCGACGACCACCGCCCGGTAGGGGGCCCGGACCAGCAGGCTGCCGGATTCGCAGTTCAACAGCCGCTCGCGGAGGCTGGCCGCCATGACGCGGAATTTCTCCATCGCCGCCAGTTCCTCGCTGCGCTGCAGGCTGCGTTCCGTTTCGAGACGGGTCCGCTCCAGCAGGTTCTTGTGCAGCGACTGACCGGAAATGTTGAGGTCCTTCTCCGCGGCGGCGAGGTCGAGTTCGGATCGCAGCAGTTCCACCTCGGAGATCAGGAGCAGGTCCCGCAGTTCGCGGGTCCGGCGCACGAAATCCTTCACGGTGTCCCGGTAGCGCTCCCGAAAGCTGCGCTCCTGGGCCAGTTGCTCGTGACCGGCGGTGTTGATCTCCAGCAGCGATCGGTGGGCCTCCTCGGAACGGCGCGCCCGTTCCTCCATCGCCCGGAGGTCCTCCTCGGCGCCGCGCAGCGCCGTCTGCCAGGTCAGCACCTCGTCGGACCGGACCACGAGCAGCGTGGATCCCTCCTCCACCTCCTGGCCCTCGGCCACCCGGACCTCGGCCAGCACGCCCTGCACCGGGGACTGGATCGGGTCGGCGCCACCGGCGGGCACCAGCTTGAACCGGCACCGAACCGTTTCGGGCAGCCGGATCATCCACGCGGAGATCATCGCGATGGTGAAGAGGCCGAGGAGCAGCGAGGCGGCCAGTCGCGACCATCGCGGCGGCGGCTGGTCGGGCAGCCAGTCCGTGGCATCGGTCGGCGGCAGGGTTTGGGAAAGTCTCGGGGTCACTGGAGGGCCGGGAGGGTCACAGGGCGAGCTGCTGGCTGCACAGGTGGAAGTAGAG of Verrucomicrobiia bacterium contains these proteins:
- a CDS encoding HlyD family efflux transporter periplasmic adaptor subunit, whose protein sequence is MTPRLSQTLPPTDATDWLPDQPPPRWSRLAASLLLGLFTIAMISAWMIRLPETVRCRFKLVPAGGADPIQSPVQGVLAEVRVAEGQEVEEGSTLLVVRSDEVLTWQTALRGAEEDLRAMEERARRSEEAHRSLLEINTAGHEQLAQERSFRERYRDTVKDFVRRTRELRDLLLISEVELLRSELDLAAAEKDLNISGQSLHKNLLERTRLETERSLQRSEELAAMEKFRVMAASLRERLLNCESGSLLVRAPYRAVVVAVARQNAGGVVHPGIELCQLARVEGTPVVALTLPQGGLDQVAPGQTARLFFDAFPYQRYGTLPSQIDWVSLSAVASAGDLEFRGRARLEQTGFRVRDTLIPVRAGMVGEARIRVGERSLIEYAFEPLKALRERAR